TGAATTGATGGCAGTGTAATATTTGGGATTATAGCCAACTTTTTCAATCAAGGCTTTCAAATGGCGGATCGTAACTGAATCGCGATTGCCGGAAAACGTTGCTGATTTTAAGGGTTTACGTATTAAAAAGCGGTTCGCTAGATCATTAAGGATCGGATCAGGTAAGGAAGTCCACTGGGTAAAGTATGTGTTCAACACGCCATCATCCAGTTTTAAATATTCCTGCAATGAAAAATTACCTTTAAAAAAAGGAACCAAAAGCTGAGAATGTAGTTGATAGTCTTCGGGTTGTTGTTCATACAATTCTTTTGCTCGATGTAAAAGATGATCCAAAATGACTTCCATACCACGAGAAACTGGGTGGAAATAGACTTGTACATACATTTGATAACGGCTAACAATATAATCTTCAACCGCGTGCATACCATTCATAGCAAATGCCAAACCATCTTTGTAAGGACGGATGACACGTAATATCCTAGTTAAATCAAAAGTACCATACTCAGTTCCCGTAAAATAAGCATCTCGTAATAAATAATCCATGCGGTCAGCATCAATTTGACTGGAAATCATTTGAACAACTTGTGGATTAGGATATTGTTTAGTAATGACGCTTGCTACTTTATTAGGAAAATCCGCTGAAACTCGGTTCAATATCTGAAAGACTTCTGTTTCTGGAGAAGTAATGATTTCAACAGTGATTGCTTCATGATCTGTATTAAAAATATGTTCAAACGTATGAGAGTATGGTCCATGACCGACATCATGGAGCAACGCAGCACAAAGTGCGACTAAGCGTTCACCATCATCCCAACCATCTTCGCCTAGACGCTCAGCTGAATAATTACGTTGAAAAATATCACAAATGCGGCGAGTTATTTCATATACACCTAAAGAATGAGCAAAACGACTATGCTCTGCACCATGAAAGGTGAATGAAGAAGTACCTAATTGTTTGATCCGCCGTAATCGCTGTACCTCAGCTGAATTGATTAAATCTAAAATGACTTGATGTTGGACATGAATATAGTTGTGTACAGGATCTCTAAAAACTTTCTCAATCGGTAAAATTTGATACTTATAAGGGGTTGACATTGTTTCACTCCTTTTACTGTGTTTCACAGGAAATATTTTAAGAACTGATGTTGAAAATGTTAACAAACAATCTACGTCCGTAATTGGAGTATTGCTATTTTAACAATTGGTTTCGTTGCTCCATTTTTTTCATTTGTTTGTCGATTTCGGTAGTAAACCAATCAGAAGTTAATAATCCGGGCAATAGTTCACTATCGATCGTAACGGGTGCTCTATCTAATAATACGTCAATTAATCGTTTTTTTACTTCATCAACCGTTATTTTTTTTTGAAGTAAGTCTTCCAAATTTGCCATGACTTTCGGATCAACTGCAGGATAACCATTTTTGCCAAATTCCTCGCGCAGACTTGCCTCATAAAAACGGCGGACACTTTCTCCACGTTTTTGTTGATTACCATTGACACTTAAATAAATCATGACAGCAGTACCATTTTTGATCCGACGTTGAGCGATTCCAGCAAATTTTTTACCATTGATGCTTAAATCAAATCTACCTGGACAATAAGATGTTGTGATTTCAAAAGCTTCAATAGAATGTATGGAATCTTCAAAAGCAAGCTTGATCCAGCTCCACATATAAGTATAAGCTCCATCTATGCTCATTTTTTCATTTTCTGTATTTGGAAGAATCAACGAAAGATTTAAAATGCCGGCATCCGCAATTACGCCTAATCCACCAGCATTTCGTAGGACAACGTTGTATCCATCTCGCGCCAAAGAAGCTAAACCACTGCTTAGATCAGGGACACGGGTATCTTTCATGCCGAGAATCATGGCTTGATCAAGTTGCCAAAAATGGATGATCGGCTGTTGGTTGATTCCAGAAAATGTAGTAAAAGTATCAGTCAATGCAAAAGGGAGGAAATAATCTTTTGCAGTCAAACATTGTTGATCATATAAAAAGACGTTATCCGTTGTGAATAATTGATTTAAATTAGTCATCTTGTTCTTCATCCTGTCTTATGCGGGAAACATAGTCCTTCACTTCTTTATTCATTTGGTTATATTCATTTGTAAAGCGCATAGGCTTACTGATAATTCTCATCGGCATGGTGGCTAAAAATTTACTGAAATCCTGTCTGGCTTCTTCAGTTAAACGACCTGGTTTTGAGACTAGACGTTCATATAAATAATGATAAAATTGATTCATTGCATCAATGTCAATACTCATTTGATTATGACACTCTGTGCATTCAATGCTAGAAATGATTTCATTCATATATTGAATATCATGGAGTGTTTCTTTTTGGCAATGCATGCAAAATAACATTGCTTTTTCATCGTGAAATAACATTTGTTTCCACCTCCAATTTCTATTATATACGATTTAAGGGAAAAATCATGCTTATCTACGTAGAAATAAGAAAGAAAAGTGATAATTTTTAAGGAAATCCAAAAAATCAAGAGAATACCTTGCTATCAGTTAAAGAAAAATATAGAATATTTACATATGATCCATTAGAGAACAAATGTAAAATGGAGGTGTGGAGATGAATAAAAAAATGGTCAACGTTCAACAAGCGAAGGTGATAGATAAGCGCCAAGCACTAAGAAAAATGTGGGAAATTAGAATTTTTGAGGAAATGATCCAAGAGCTTTTCGATGCAGGAGAATTGTACGGGACAATGCATTTATGCATCGGCCAAGAGGCTACCGCAGTTGGAGGTGCAGGCATTTTAAAAAAGAGTGACTGGATCGTTTCAACACATAGAAATCATGGACATTGTATCGCAAAAGGAACCGATATCAGAAGTATGTTTGCCGAAATGCTGGGTAAAAAGACAGGAACCAACGAAGGCAAAGGAGGCAGTATGCATATTGCTGATTTGAATGTGGGGAATTTAGGTTCAAATGGAATAGTTGGAGCTGGGTTCCCAATTGCTGCTGGAGCGGCTCTGAGTGCCCAGATGCAAGGAACTGATCAAGTTGTGCTGTGCTACGCTGGAGATGGCGCTACTAATGAGGGTAGTTTTCATGAAGCGCTGAATTTAGCTTCTATTTGGCAATTGCCAGTGGTTTATTTTATTGAAAATAATCAATATGGTATGAGCAGCTCCATTGAGCAGATGGTTAATATAGACAAACTTTCCGATAGAGCAAAAAGTTATGGTATTGAAGGGATAACAATTGACGGCAATGACTTAGTTGCAGTCTCTAAAACTGTTTCGCAGGCTGTAGAAAAAGCAAGAAATGGCGGGGGACCTACATTGATAGAAGCATTGACTTATCGACACAAAGGTCATTCTAAGTCAGACAAATTAATGTATCGTTCAGAAGAAGAATGCCGTCAATGGCAAGAAAATAACGATCCAATCATTCGCTTAGAAAGCGAACTGATCAAAAATGGTGTTCAACAAGAAGCGGATATTCGACAAATGGAGTTCACAATCCGCAAAGAGTTTGCTGATCTGGTCGCCTCTGTGAAATCAGACAGCGAACCTGAAATAGAAGATCTTTTGACACATGTCTATGCGGAGGGTGAAGCATGAGAATGATCACATATTTACAAGCAATTAATGAAGCACTGGATGAGGCTTTAGCTCAAGATGAACGTGTTTTTTTGTTAGGAGAAGATATTGGTGTTTATGGTGGGGGATTTGGCGCAACGCACGGGCTTCAAGAAAAATATGGAAGACAGCGAGTAAGAGATACACCGATATCTGAAAGCGCAATTGCAGGTGTATCCGTCGGAGCTGCGATGACAGGCATGCGCCCTGTGATGGAGTTGCAATTTTCAGATTTTATAACAGTAGCGATGGATCAATTAGTGAATCAAGCAGCGAAAATTCATTATATGTACAGCGGGAAAGCAAAAGTTCCTTTGGTCATGAGAACAGCAGCAGGTTCAGGAACAGGGGCTGCAGCACAACATTCGCAAAGTTTAGAAAATTGGATGGCCCATATACCAGGTTTAAAAGTAATTCAACCAAGTAATGCTTACGATGCAAAAGGATTACTTCATGCAGCTATTAAAGATGACAATCCCGTCATGTTTTACGAGCATAAACTATTATATAAAACGTTGGGAGAGGTTCCAGATAAACCTTATACAATACCAATCGGTCTAGCGGACGTTAAACGAACAGGGAAAAATCTGACAATCGTTGCGACAGGGAGCATGGTCAACAAAGCTCTGGAAGCTGCAGAAATTGCTCAGGAAAAGGGCATTTCTGTCGAAGTTGTTGATCCGAGGACTTTAGTGCCTCTTGATACCAAGACTATTTTAACGTCTATCGAAAAAACAAAACGCGTCATCGTCGTAACAGAAGCTGTAAAAAATAGCGGGTTTAGCGCAGAAATCACATCGATCATTGCTGAATCTAAAATTTCTATGAAGTTAAAAGCACCGATTGTACGCTTAGGCGGGGCATTTGTACCAATGCCGGCACAAAAAATGTTAGAAGCTCACGCAACCCCTCAAGTTGAGTCACTTCTTGACGCAGTAACTCAGGTCATGGCAGAAATCGAGGTTTAGCTATGAAAATCAGTGAAGACCGTAGAAAAATACTAAAAATTGTTACGATGTATTACGAGCAAGGGTTGACACAAGCAGTCATTGCAAAAAAAATGAATATATCACGACCTGTGATTTCTAAAATTTTGCAACAGGCGAAGGAATCAGGCATTGTTTCGATTTCTATCAAAGACGAATCTGCTTATGCAGTAGAACTTGGCTTACGTTTAGAAAAAAAATACCAGTTAAAAGATGTGATTGTAGTCCCAACAAATGAGCAAAAACAAGTTGAGACGTTAAAAAAAGAAGTCAGTCAAGCAGCAGCATTTTATCTGTTAGACCAATTAAAAGCAGATATGAGTGTTGGTTTATCTTGGGGAACGACTTTAGCTGATATGATCGACGAGATGCCTTATTGTTCATTTCCAACAATCAAAGTTTGTCCTTTAGTCGGTGGTGTTTCTAGCGAGCATCTTTATTTTGATACAAATCACTTAGTCTTTAGATTAGCTGAAAAACTCAACAGTCGCTGTCAATATTTTTACGCCCCCGCCTTAGCCGAAAGTAATGTACTGGCAGAGGTTTTAAATGAGTCTCAATTAGTCCAAAAAGCGATGGATCAGGCAAAAAATGTTGACTTTGCGATTATTGGTGTAGGTAATCCAAATGAAAGTTCTACATGGAAACGCCTTGGCTATATCGAAACGAAAGAGTTAGATATAATCAAAAAAACTGGGGTCAAAGGAGATGCTGTAGCATCCTTATTTGACAAAAATGGTCAAACAGTGAACAATGAAATAAGTAAACGAATGTTAGGTATTAAAGTTGAGGATTTAGTTACTATACCAGATGTAATGGTTATTGGTTGCGGTAAAGAAAAAGCTGAAAGTATCAAACCACTGTTACTAGGAAAATGTTGTACTATTTTAGTTGTCGATCAAATAGTTGCAGAAGCTTTGGTGTAAACTTGACTAGTATGTTCGTGGAAAGATAAAATATGAAAGAAGGAAAGGATGCCGTAGTCCTATTTTCCTATTTTTCTGTCAAGGTTGAATGAACGTATTCAGCTTTTAATTTAAGGAGAGTGCTTTTAATGGATTTATCACAAGGAACACCAGTATCTATTCAATTAAAAACAATAGTAGATCAAGCTGGTGAAAAGAAAAATTTTTATTTTGATTTAGAAGGTCAAATCGTGAAGATCGGTGATACATTATATATTCGCTATAAAGAAGAACAAGAAGAAGGCGAGCCTGTACCAGTGACGATCAAAGTTGAACCTGATGGTAAAATTCAACTGATTCGTGCAGGTGGTCTTAGAATGCGATTGAAATTTGCTTACCAAGAACGATTAGAGACTAGCTATAAAACACCATATGGTTTATTTCAAATCACGACATTTACTCGTAATTTGCGCTTCAGTCTCAAGGATCAGCCTGTTGCAGGCAGCATTTTAGTTGACTATGATTTATACTCTCAAGCCGAAAAAATCGGTGAATATCATTTAGAACTAGAATTTACTGCGTAATTATGTAATAATCAATTGATTTTTTCTTCATGTTTTTGTATGATAAGGAGTAGACTGTGAAAGGACGTGTACCGTTTGGAAATTAATGTATTTGACGGGTTGAACAAAGATGAACTATCCATGATCGAAGTTGCGCACGCAATTTTAGAACAACGTGAAGATGTGATGGACTTCTCTGATTTAGTAAACCAAATTCAAAATTATCTTGGAAAATCTGACAGCGAAATTCGTGACTCTTTAGCACAATTTTATACTGACTTAAATATTGATGGCAGTTTTATCTCTTTAGGAGATAACCGTTGGGGCTTGCGCTCATGGTATCCAATCGATTCTATCGACGAAGAAGTAACACATGGTTTAGATGAGGACGAAGAAGATAAACCACGCCGTAGAAAACGTAAGAAAGTCAATGCGTTCATTATTGATGCTAATGATGAAGATGTGATTGACTACAACGATGATGATCCGGAAGATGCTGAATTAACGGATGATGATGACGATGATATTCTTTACGATGATGATGACGATGAAGAAGATGAAGAAATCAAAGCATATAATTCTGATCTTCAAGAAATCGGTGCAGATTCTGACGATGAAGAAGAAGAGTTACCTGGAATCGAAGAAGATCTTACAATCATTGATGAAGATGATGTAGATGATGACTTCGATGACGAAGATGAATATGCAGATCCAGAAGAAGAAGTATAAAGAGTAAAAAGAAGAGGATTCTCACTTTGGGAATGCTCTTTTTCTTTCTTAATAAAGTTACCAATGATTGAATTTATAATTTGATAAGAAAAAAAGAATCAAAATGATTGACAAATGGTCTATATCTTTGTAAACTATCATTGTTAACAAAACAAGAATAGCGTTTTCATGTGACTAGATAATACT
This sequence is a window from Enterococcus sp. 7F3_DIV0205. Protein-coding genes within it:
- a CDS encoding HD domain-containing protein, with amino-acid sequence MSTPYKYQILPIEKVFRDPVHNYIHVQHQVILDLINSAEVQRLRRIKQLGTSSFTFHGAEHSRFAHSLGVYEITRRICDIFQRNYSAERLGEDGWDDGERLVALCAALLHDVGHGPYSHTFEHIFNTDHEAITVEIITSPETEVFQILNRVSADFPNKVASVITKQYPNPQVVQMISSQIDADRMDYLLRDAYFTGTEYGTFDLTRILRVIRPYKDGLAFAMNGMHAVEDYIVSRYQMYVQVYFHPVSRGMEVILDHLLHRAKELYEQQPEDYQLHSQLLVPFFKGNFSLQEYLKLDDGVLNTYFTQWTSLPDPILNDLANRFLIRKPLKSATFSGNRDSVTIRHLKALIEKVGYNPKYYTAINSSYDLPYDFYRPEKNSHRTQIEIMQKDGTLIELSKISHLVAALAGQTQIDERFYFPKEMVDPKRQQHYDLFDDTYREFTAYIHNGALVEGKN
- a CDS encoding lipoate--protein ligase family protein, with the translated sequence MTNLNQLFTTDNVFLYDQQCLTAKDYFLPFALTDTFTTFSGINQQPIIHFWQLDQAMILGMKDTRVPDLSSGLASLARDGYNVVLRNAGGLGVIADAGILNLSLILPNTENEKMSIDGAYTYMWSWIKLAFEDSIHSIEAFEITTSYCPGRFDLSINGKKFAGIAQRRIKNGTAVMIYLSVNGNQQKRGESVRRFYEASLREEFGKNGYPAVDPKVMANLEDLLQKKITVDEVKKRLIDVLLDRAPVTIDSELLPGLLTSDWFTTEIDKQMKKMEQRNQLLK
- a CDS encoding thiamine pyrophosphate-dependent dehydrogenase E1 component subunit alpha — protein: MNKKMVNVQQAKVIDKRQALRKMWEIRIFEEMIQELFDAGELYGTMHLCIGQEATAVGGAGILKKSDWIVSTHRNHGHCIAKGTDIRSMFAEMLGKKTGTNEGKGGSMHIADLNVGNLGSNGIVGAGFPIAAGAALSAQMQGTDQVVLCYAGDGATNEGSFHEALNLASIWQLPVVYFIENNQYGMSSSIEQMVNIDKLSDRAKSYGIEGITIDGNDLVAVSKTVSQAVEKARNGGGPTLIEALTYRHKGHSKSDKLMYRSEEECRQWQENNDPIIRLESELIKNGVQQEADIRQMEFTIRKEFADLVASVKSDSEPEIEDLLTHVYAEGEA
- a CDS encoding alpha-ketoacid dehydrogenase subunit beta — protein: MRMITYLQAINEALDEALAQDERVFLLGEDIGVYGGGFGATHGLQEKYGRQRVRDTPISESAIAGVSVGAAMTGMRPVMELQFSDFITVAMDQLVNQAAKIHYMYSGKAKVPLVMRTAAGSGTGAAAQHSQSLENWMAHIPGLKVIQPSNAYDAKGLLHAAIKDDNPVMFYEHKLLYKTLGEVPDKPYTIPIGLADVKRTGKNLTIVATGSMVNKALEAAEIAQEKGISVEVVDPRTLVPLDTKTILTSIEKTKRVIVVTEAVKNSGFSAEITSIIAESKISMKLKAPIVRLGGAFVPMPAQKMLEAHATPQVESLLDAVTQVMAEIEV
- a CDS encoding sugar-binding transcriptional regulator, encoding MKISEDRRKILKIVTMYYEQGLTQAVIAKKMNISRPVISKILQQAKESGIVSISIKDESAYAVELGLRLEKKYQLKDVIVVPTNEQKQVETLKKEVSQAAAFYLLDQLKADMSVGLSWGTTLADMIDEMPYCSFPTIKVCPLVGGVSSEHLYFDTNHLVFRLAEKLNSRCQYFYAPALAESNVLAEVLNESQLVQKAMDQAKNVDFAIIGVGNPNESSTWKRLGYIETKELDIIKKTGVKGDAVASLFDKNGQTVNNEISKRMLGIKVEDLVTIPDVMVIGCGKEKAESIKPLLLGKCCTILVVDQIVAEALV
- a CDS encoding DUF1934 domain-containing protein, which gives rise to MDLSQGTPVSIQLKTIVDQAGEKKNFYFDLEGQIVKIGDTLYIRYKEEQEEGEPVPVTIKVEPDGKIQLIRAGGLRMRLKFAYQERLETSYKTPYGLFQITTFTRNLRFSLKDQPVAGSILVDYDLYSQAEKIGEYHLELEFTA
- the rpoE gene encoding DNA-directed RNA polymerase subunit delta, producing the protein MEINVFDGLNKDELSMIEVAHAILEQREDVMDFSDLVNQIQNYLGKSDSEIRDSLAQFYTDLNIDGSFISLGDNRWGLRSWYPIDSIDEEVTHGLDEDEEDKPRRRKRKKVNAFIIDANDEDVIDYNDDDPEDAELTDDDDDDILYDDDDDEEDEEIKAYNSDLQEIGADSDDEEEELPGIEEDLTIIDEDDVDDDFDDEDEYADPEEEV